A stretch of DNA from Triticum dicoccoides isolate Atlit2015 ecotype Zavitan chromosome 2A, WEW_v2.0, whole genome shotgun sequence:
TTCCTCATCACTGTCAACATCCTCGGCAGTGTTACACAAGAATGCCATTTTGGTCAAATAATGAACATTAACGAGTCTCTCCATATAAAAAATGTGAATAAACTTAAGGCATCAATGACAAGGCTAATGTATTACATCGGGAGCTATACTTGGATAATGTATTCATTAGATATTGCCATTAATTAACACATACACTAACCTAAGTTTTGCCTAACCAATATACTGACCCTAACCATAATCTTTCTACATGCCAAGTATTCTCCCTACTACACACCATGTATATCCCATTACTACCACAATTGATCAAAGGATTCAAAGAAATCAGATACACTAGGATTTGGAGAAAAACACGAACTGCGGTTCCACATTAATGTAAAAAATGGTACCAAAATAACAACATTTTACTGTTTTTTATTTCCTCAAGCAACAAGGAGAGGGAAATATCCACCGAAAAGAAGCACCTTTGAAGTGGATTTGAGGGGGCTTGAGGTGGGGTAGAGGGGGTGGGGGACAGTAGAGTTCTTCCAGCTCGGGTTGGGAGTGGGGTGGGCCCCACCGACTCTCTCGTGNNNNNNNNNNNNNNNNNNNNNNNNNNNNNNNNNNNNNNNNNNNNNNNNNNNNNNNNNNNNNNNNNNNNNNNNNNNNNNNNNNNNNNNNNNNNNNNNNNNNNNNNNNNNNNNNNNNNNNNNNNNNNNNNNNNNNNNNNNNNNNNNNNNNTTTGCCCCTTTGGCACGTCGGGCGGTCAACCAATCGGTGCAGAGGGTGGGGTAGGGGAAACACTATGGCTCCTAGTGTCTCGCGTGCTACCAAAAGGCCGCAGATGTTTTTCTGGGTACCTTTTTTAACACATTATAACGTAGAtgttcacatacacacacatatatgTAAACTCATTCATATGAGCACATTGAAGATATTGAGCCGGCACAACCTATGTTATATTTGGCAAAGTCAATATAGGTGTCATCATAATGGACGGGAACGCCTGCTGATACTGAACAAACATCACCGAAAAGTCTAACCCTTGCATTTTGAAGGGTGAAAAATATTGCTAGTGTCATGCAGCTGATTGTGATGCTTGGGCCGGGTCCCCACCGGTCATGGTCAGGCACAGGAGGAGATCTGGACCATGGATATGTACTTCCAACTTTTTTGGAAAGTCAAATTTCTTTTATGTTTGACtgtatttatacaataatacacCAATGTTTATGCCGTCAAATTAGTAGCATTCGATTCATGATATAGTATATTTTCATTATATAGTTATTTGGtttcataaatattgatatatttttgcacaaacttgaTCAAACTTTCAAATAGTTTGACTCTTCAATAAAGTTGAAAGTACACTCTTTTAAAGACTGAGGGAGTACCAGGGAAACACGAGGAGGTTGGGCTGTTGGTGTCGTGTTGGTGGCCACCCCCGCACCGGCAGCCTCCCAAACAAAACACCGCACACCCCTGCGACAAACCAATGCCGCagtgctccccctccccctcccccgcctcgTTCCCGCTGCCGGCCTCCCACCTCCATCCAGCTGGACGAAGACGCgcgccgcaccaccaccaccaccggcagcGCTGACAGCAACGGGAGAGCAACAAACGCCACGGCGCCGAGGAGTGGAGGGCCAGAGCCCTGCTCCCGCGGTATAAAGTCCTGCGCTTTCACCCGGGGCGCCGCCGAGCACCACTCCGACTCGCCGCGCGCTCGGGGAGGGAAAGGCGGCTCTGGTGCGGGGGTCGGGGCAatgccggaggcggcggcgccggaTCCGGCGGTAAGGAATGGGGAGGAGGGGcacgaggcggcggaggaggagttccACGAGTCGCTGGATCGGATcctctcctcctcctgctcctccacctccgcctccgacgACGACGCCGACCTCCTCctgcaccgccaccgccgccgcgggaGCCAGCACCAGCACCAACAACAGCAAGGGGCAGCGGACCCCGCGTACGACGTCTGGATCTCCGAGCCGACGTCCGTCTCGGAGCGGCGACGGGTGCTGCTCAACCGCCTCGGCCTCTCCGCCTCCGGCTCGCTGCAGCCGCCCGCCTCCCCCGGCCGCCGCTCCATGTCCATCTCCTCTCCTCtctcgccgccgccccgctcccgctccccctcgccgccgcccgcctcgcctccaCCGGAGGAGGCGGGGCCCGCGGAGGAGGACAGCCTTCCCAGATCCGTCGGGCTCGGCAAGCCGCCGCTGGCCCGGAACGCGAGCATTGGAGGCGGCGTTGGGGGCGGGGAGCAGTGCCGGATCCGGAACCTGGACGACGGCACGGAGTTCGAGCTCGGGGAGGTGCACGAGGAGGTCGTCCGCGAGGTCGGCACCGGCCGCCAGCTCACCCTCGAGGAGTTCGAGCTCTGCCTCGGCCGCTCCCCGATCGTCCACGAGCTCATGCGCCGGGCCACCACCGCAGGcggcgcctcctcctccgcctccgaccACACCGGTGCCCCCGCATCCTCCAAGCCCCGCAGGAAGTCCGGTGGGTGGCTGCGCGGCATCAGGCACCTGGCCGGCACCGTCGCCTACGGAGGCCGCCGCGGCAGCGCCGAGGTGAGGGacagggagaaggagaagaaggagagggagGCGCGGCGCCTCAGCTCCGCCACCGACGACAGCCTCGACGGCAGCAGCACGCGCAGTGCGGGCAGGGTCAAGGTGCGGCAGTACGGGAAGACGTGCAAGGAGCTCACCGGCATGTTCATGACACAGGAGTTGGCTGCGCACTCTGGCTCTGTGTGGTGCATCAACTTCAGCCTGGATGGACGGTACCTTGCAAGCGCCGGCGAGGACCGTGTCATCCATGTCTGGGAGGTCTCCGAGGGTGAGAGAAAGGGGGAGTTGCTCGGGGAAGGTGCGGTTTCGAAGGAGAGCGGTGGCGGAGGCAGCCCATTTGTCGCGGTTGCTGGAAATGGGTCGCCGGAGGTGGCAATGCTGCCGCTCAACAGTGCAGATAAGGGCTatggggagaagaagaggaggccaAGGGTGCAGAGCAGCCGGAAGTCCGTCGGTTCTGATCATCTAGTTGTGCCCGAGTGCGTGTTTGGGTTCAGAGATAAGCCATTTTGCTCGCTCCTGGGACACGCCGCTGATGTTCTTGATCTATCATGGTCCAAATCTCAGGTACAGACTCTGTCTGATATTTAATTGAAAAAATAGCCAACTGCTTAGTCTTACTTTTTCGGCACTTTGTTAGACATTCCGAAAATTTAGAATCGACAGTTGCACTGCAATCTTCTTTAGAACAAAACCGAGTGGTAATTTTCAGTTTTGATGGTGTATAATACGGCTATAAGGACCATGATCACAAAACAACTAAAACTATGTCATGTACTATAGGGAAAACATTACACTTCCAACTTTTATCACTTGGCTGCACTAACTGGTcaataggcctcaccgccccagcaTGCAACATTGCACTACATCCTGCCGATTGAACCAAAGGCTTGTCTGTTGTGTGCTTCAGTTTTTGCACTGCTGTAAGATTCACTTCTTTTGTATGAGTAGTGAATCTGTTGCAATTTGATTTGTTCATCGTGTTGTCATTTTCATGCTCTGTAAACTGGTAAATAACACTATTAGTTGATCTGAAGATAGTTCAGATAGTTGTTTCTGCATGATTAACTATAGTTAGAACCTGAATATCGGTAAACTGGTAAAGAACACACATAGCATTTGGTTGAAAATGGTCTGTACATATTCCGTGTGTAAACGTTTGTCCTTAAGAAAAATGCTTGCCAGTGTATATGATTTACAAATCCCAAATGGTGTGTACAATCTTGTAATTCATGATCTGACAATTAAGATAGTAGGCATAATCATAAACGATAGCCTTCCTGTCTTACTATTCAGTTTTCCTTCCCACGCAAAATAGTTGGCCTTTGCATCTGATGATGTCAAATATAATTACGGGGAAATGCCTTGCCAGTGTATTGATCGGCACTCTACTTGTTTGCAAAAATTACC
This window harbors:
- the LOC119357120 gene encoding WD repeat-containing protein 44-like, which gives rise to MPEAAAPDPAVRNGEEGHEAAEEEFHESLDRILSSSCSSTSASDDDADLLLHRHRRRGSQHQHQQQQGAADPAYDVWISEPTSVSERRRVLLNRLGLSASGSLQPPASPGRRSMSISSPLSPPPRSRSPSPPPASPPPEEAGPAEEDSLPRSVGLGKPPLARNASIGGGVGGGEQCRIRNLDDGTEFELGEVHEEVVREVGTGRQLTLEEFELCLGRSPIVHELMRRATTAGGASSSASDHTGAPASSKPRRKSGGWLRGIRHLAGTVAYGGRRGSAEVRDREKEKKEREARRLSSATDDSLDGSSTRSAGRVKVRQYGKTCKELTGMFMTQELAAHSGSVWCINFSLDGRYLASAGEDRVIHVWEVSEGERKGELLGEGAVSKESGGGGSPFVAVAGNGSPEVAMLPLNSADKGYGEKKRRPRVQSSRKSVGSDHLVVPECVFGFRDKPFCSLLGHAADVLDLSWSKSQYLLSSSMDKTVRLWDITSSTCLKTFSHTDYVTCIQFNPVDDNFFISGSLDEKVRIWNVHDRKIEDWNDLHEMVTAACYSPDGQVAMVGSHKGSCHLFDTTEKKLLYKSQIDLRIRKKKSGQKKITGFQFAPGSSLEVLITSADSRIRVVNGDELVHKFKGFRNTSSQISASVAPNGKYVVCASEDSHVYVWRHDNSSHPSRSRSAVDVTNSYEHFHCRDVTVAITWPGAEARGSLGCRSSRHSDSDGAVNSVPETPIRNNEHGSNGTAHSHRYIESPVCEGGASTSTSNHPVEAASPSLPDEQLPSAKSSPGHSSSDLCIGAMDVQRRSAWGLVIVTAGQGGEIRVFQNFGFPVQV